A single genomic interval of Vulpes vulpes isolate BD-2025 chromosome 3, VulVul3, whole genome shotgun sequence harbors:
- the LOC112934871 gene encoding uncharacterized protein, which produces MGMGMGMGTGTGTGGRGTLGARGRRGEPGSAADGTRRPAGRGGPPGAAPPRPSRPSPPDPLAVPPPPPPPPPARSCPPRRGRVASCGYSPILGPRRRPRRPRQAARGPSRPHGPPRPPTAPTAAGRRLGTREERPPRQRGAGRGLARGTVGRARRPGRRGLRLTWPSAGNPAPAPAPAPAPAPRPRRSREARAPAPERPAPAASSTQDAGARPFRLRLPWRRGTPAGVAAGGPREARFLKGTQRREPLPGWWVGNFLEEGEPAAVTWATAAWVCRAEEGPGETRNRQCVGTGLPGFPDVQASLSPSPSRVNLRTGLKKKSS; this is translated from the exons atggggatggggatggggatggggacggGGACCGGGACGGGCGGCCGCGGGACCCTGGGCGCCAGGGGTAGGCGCGGGGAGCCGGGGTCGGCAGCGGACGGGACACGGcgcccggcggggcggggcggaccCCCCGGCgcggcccccccccgcccctcccgtcCGTCCCCCCCGGACCCCctcgccgtccccccgccccctccccccccgccgccggcccGCTCCTGCCCACCTCGCCGCGGCCGGGTGGCCTCGTGCGGCTACTCCCCCATCCTCGGGCCCCGCCGGCGGCCCCGCCGGCCGAGGCAAGCTGCGCGCGGACCAAGCCGGCCCCACGGCCCCCCACGGCCCCCCACGGCCCCCACGGCCGCCGGCCGCCGCCTCGGGACGCGGGAGGAGCGGCCGCCGCGGCAGCGaggagcggggcggggcctggcgcgGGGCACTGTGGGAAGGGCGCGGCGGCCCGGGCGGCGCGGGCTGAGGTTGACGTGGCCTTCGGCGGGGaatccggctccggctccggctccggctccggctcccgctccaCGCCCGCGGAGAAGCCGAGAAgcgcgcgcccccgcgcccgaGCGGCCGGCGCCGGCGGCGAGCAGCACGCAGGACGCCGGGGCCCGCCCCTTCCGGCTGCGGTTGCCATGGCGACGGGGAACCCCGGCGGGCGTCGCGGCGGGCGGGCCTCGAGAGGCTCGGTTCTTAAAGGGAACGCAGCGCCGGGAGCCTCTTCCGGGCTGGTGGGTGGGAAATTTCCTGGAAGAAGGGGAGCCCGCTGCAGTGACGTGGGCTACGGCGGCGTGGGTCTGCAGGGCCGAGGAGGGGCCCGGGGAGACACGAAACCGGCAGTGCGTGGGGACTGGACTGCCTGGTTTCCCGGACGTCCAAGCCAGCCTCTCCCCCTCACCTTCTCGG GTTAATTTGAGAACAGGGTTGAAAAAGAAGAGCTCATAA